In one Mucilaginibacter sp. PAMB04168 genomic region, the following are encoded:
- a CDS encoding DUF3857 domain-containing protein, with protein MFIKQIKSVALLAATLLLHPFVALSQDKNLPKDLYLAAAIPDSLKQDANKVVRYSLREMRVSGPGKLLSKGHQIVTILNEKADDAAVLYVPYDKKFSSVNMAQMLVYNAEGKLIKKYGKSDMYDRSAADGISIITDSRFMVAQHDIGTYPVTVETYYEIAHNSYLDLSEWDIQTKETAVQTAAYKIAVVPGVNFRYKNKNISIAPKKESQGGFDVYTWEVKNLKALTPEEDVPAWTVTPRIIFAADKFSYNGLPGDISNWKNYGNWQLALNADVCSLPPQRAEEIKQMTAHLKTDPDKARFLYNYLQQNMRYVSIQLGIGGLKPFPATFVDQKKYGDCKALTNYMHAMLKAVGIRSHYAMINAGVNEEPADPNFPADPFNHVILCIPFKGDTTWLECTSHTQPYGKLGTFTENRNALLVTEEGGKLVSTPKSTLQDNQFNSRVQVKLDAEGGAIAKVKILTTGGYRDLFVEGLPTISQDKQKEYLIRTLNFKQPAFFDFKEASDSAGVKEVNFELNYDTFNEAAAGTKKFYRPRVFDLWGLTLPVAEKRRGDYYFEHPMQKTCTTVISLPEGFEAESVPENVTLKFSYGTYEATYKYDAAKNEVVSVVNFNMNKHVIPAAKYTELQQYMDNIAKAQNKKLIVHKKA; from the coding sequence ATGTTTATTAAACAAATTAAAAGCGTAGCCTTATTAGCGGCTACGCTTTTGTTGCATCCCTTTGTGGCTTTAAGCCAGGATAAAAACCTGCCTAAGGACTTATATTTAGCTGCCGCAATTCCCGATTCTTTAAAGCAAGATGCCAACAAGGTAGTCCGTTACTCGCTTAGGGAAATGAGAGTATCCGGTCCCGGCAAATTATTGTCTAAAGGGCATCAGATTGTTACCATCCTTAATGAAAAAGCAGATGACGCTGCGGTGCTGTATGTACCCTATGATAAAAAGTTCAGCAGCGTAAACATGGCACAAATGCTGGTTTACAATGCCGAAGGTAAGCTCATAAAAAAATACGGCAAAAGCGACATGTACGACCGCTCGGCAGCCGATGGCATCTCCATTATAACCGACAGCCGTTTTATGGTGGCCCAACATGATATTGGCACGTACCCTGTTACTGTAGAGACTTATTACGAGATTGCTCACAACAGTTACCTCGATCTGTCAGAATGGGATATTCAAACTAAAGAAACAGCGGTACAAACCGCTGCTTACAAAATAGCGGTAGTGCCGGGCGTCAACTTCCGTTATAAAAACAAAAATATAAGCATCGCGCCTAAAAAGGAATCGCAGGGTGGGTTTGATGTTTACACCTGGGAAGTAAAGAACTTAAAGGCGCTTACCCCTGAGGAGGATGTACCCGCCTGGACAGTTACACCACGCATTATATTTGCAGCCGATAAGTTTTCATACAACGGCTTGCCCGGCGATATCAGCAACTGGAAAAACTATGGCAACTGGCAGTTGGCCTTAAACGCAGATGTATGCAGCCTGCCGCCACAACGCGCCGAAGAGATTAAACAGATGACGGCTCATCTAAAGACCGACCCCGATAAAGCCCGGTTTTTATACAACTACTTGCAGCAAAACATGCGTTATGTAAGTATACAGTTAGGCATAGGTGGCTTAAAGCCCTTTCCCGCCACGTTTGTGGATCAGAAAAAATATGGTGATTGCAAGGCGCTCACTAACTACATGCATGCCATGCTGAAAGCTGTTGGCATACGCTCCCACTACGCCATGATTAATGCCGGCGTAAATGAAGAGCCGGCAGATCCTAATTTCCCGGCCGATCCGTTTAACCATGTAATTCTGTGCATTCCGTTTAAAGGCGACACTACCTGGCTGGAATGTACCAGCCACACCCAGCCTTACGGCAAGCTGGGCACGTTTACCGAAAATCGCAATGCCTTACTGGTAACCGAGGAGGGTGGCAAATTGGTAAGTACCCCTAAAAGTACCCTGCAAGATAATCAGTTTAACAGCCGGGTACAGGTAAAGCTTGATGCTGAAGGCGGCGCTATAGCCAAAGTAAAGATTTTAACTACCGGCGGCTATCGCGATTTATTTGTAGAGGGTTTACCCACTATAAGTCAGGATAAACAAAAGGAGTACCTCATACGGACGCTCAATTTTAAGCAGCCAGCCTTTTTTGATTTCAAGGAAGCTTCAGACAGTGCCGGTGTAAAAGAAGTAAACTTTGAACTGAATTACGACACCTTTAATGAGGCAGCGGCAGGCACTAAAAAATTCTATCGCCCGCGTGTTTTTGATTTGTGGGGCCTTACCCTGCCCGTGGCAGAGAAGCGCCGCGGCGACTATTATTTTGAGCATCCCATGCAAAAAACCTGTACTACTGTTATTAGTTTGCCAGAAGGTTTTGAGGCCGAATCGGTACCCGAAAACGTAACCTTAAAATTCAGTTATGGCACCTATGAAGCTACTTACAAATATGATGCTGCAAAAAATGAAGTAGTTAGCGTAGTAAATTTTAACATGAACAAACATGTGATTCCGGCTGCAAAGTATACAGAGCTGCAGCAATACATGGATAACATAGCCAAAGCACAAAACAAAAAGCTCATTGTGCATAAGAAAGCATAA
- the aat gene encoding leucyl/phenylalanyl-tRNA--protein transferase: MIFRLDERLVFPNPELAEPDGLLAVGGDLSARRLLLAYQHGIFPWYSDDTPILWYSPHERFVLHPHELKVSKSMRQVLRSGRYKVTTNRCFAEVIEACSQVPREGQDGTWITADMKQAYINLHQLGHAHSYEVWQDEQLVGGLYGVHAGRVFCGESMFSRASNASKTALITLCQTEQYHLIDCQLHTEHLESMGARMISRQDYLHILQSDAY, translated from the coding sequence ATGATTTTCCGGTTAGATGAGCGCCTGGTTTTTCCCAACCCCGAACTTGCGGAGCCTGATGGCTTGCTGGCCGTTGGCGGCGATTTGTCGGCCCGCCGTTTATTACTGGCCTATCAGCATGGCATTTTTCCGTGGTATAGTGACGATACCCCCATTTTATGGTACTCGCCGCATGAACGTTTTGTATTGCACCCTCATGAGCTCAAGGTGAGTAAAAGCATGCGGCAGGTGCTGCGTTCCGGACGATATAAGGTAACTACAAATCGATGCTTTGCAGAGGTGATTGAAGCCTGTTCACAAGTACCACGCGAGGGGCAGGATGGCACCTGGATAACCGCCGATATGAAACAGGCTTACATTAACTTACACCAGCTGGGCCATGCCCATTCTTATGAGGTTTGGCAGGATGAGCAGTTGGTTGGAGGTTTATACGGTGTACATGCGGGGCGCGTGTTTTGTGGCGAGAGCATGTTTAGCCGAGCAAGTAACGCCTCCAAAACAGCGCTTATTACCCTATGCCAAACCGAACAATACCATTTGATAGACTGCCAGTTGCATACCGAGCATCTTGAAAGCATGGGTGCCCGCATGATAAGCCGACAAGATTATCTGCACATATTACAAAGCGATGCTTATTGA
- the ruvC gene encoding crossover junction endodeoxyribonuclease RuvC gives MGYGIIKETGSKMELIALGVVKIPGTTDEHMLKLQRIFEKTVALIDNYHPDALAIEAPFYGKNIQVMLKLGRAQGTAIAAALSRNIPVNEYSPRKIKQAITGNGNATKEQVAAMLQRLLNFQETPEFLDATDGLAVAVCHSFQRITTGRGSKISYSGWESFVKENSRRVASPLQIKKKE, from the coding sequence ATGGGCTATGGCATTATCAAAGAAACCGGCTCTAAAATGGAGCTGATTGCCCTGGGTGTGGTTAAAATACCCGGAACCACCGATGAGCATATGCTAAAACTGCAACGCATTTTTGAGAAAACCGTTGCACTTATTGACAACTACCACCCAGATGCACTCGCCATTGAAGCACCCTTTTATGGCAAAAACATACAGGTTATGCTAAAACTGGGTCGCGCGCAGGGAACCGCTATAGCAGCGGCCTTATCCCGCAATATACCAGTAAACGAGTATTCGCCGCGTAAAATTAAGCAGGCTATCACCGGCAATGGCAATGCCACTAAAGAGCAGGTAGCGGCCATGTTGCAGCGCTTATTAAATTTTCAGGAAACGCCTGAGTTTTTAGATGCAACAGACGGGCTGGCTGTTGCCGTATGCCACAGTTTTCAAAGAATAACCACCGGCCGTGGTAGCAAAATAAGCTACTCGGGTTGGGAGTCATTTGTGAAGGAAAACAGCAGAAGGGTGGCCTCTCCCCTACAGATTAAGAAAAAAGAGTAA
- a CDS encoding HIT family protein: MSTIFSKIVSGEIPAYKVAESIDYLAFLDINPLAEGHVLVIPKKEVDYLFDLEDELYTGLQLFVKIVATAMKEVIPCKKVGVAVIGLEVPHAHIHLIPMNSVSDLNFSRPKLTLTPQQLEATAEKIKAALREE, from the coding sequence ATGTCAACTATATTTTCAAAGATCGTGTCGGGTGAAATACCGGCTTATAAAGTAGCCGAAAGTATTGACTATCTGGCTTTTTTAGATATTAATCCACTGGCTGAAGGGCATGTACTGGTTATCCCTAAAAAAGAGGTAGATTACTTGTTTGACCTGGAGGATGAACTATATACAGGCTTACAATTGTTTGTTAAAATAGTAGCAACTGCCATGAAAGAGGTTATTCCATGTAAAAAGGTTGGCGTAGCTGTAATTGGCTTGGAAGTTCCGCATGCGCACATTCACCTAATACCTATGAATTCGGTAAGTGACCTGAATTTCTCTCGTCCAAAATTGACCTTGACACCCCAACAACTGGAAGCCACTGCCGAGAAAATTAAGGCTGCTTTGCGCGAAGAATAG
- the greA gene encoding transcription elongation factor GreA yields MADVAYYTKEGLERLKEELQQLKTSGRAQIAKAIAEARDKGDLSENAEYDAAKEAQGHHETKIAKLEETLANARLLDESKIDTSKVLALSKVKIKNTKNGATMTYQLVSESEADLKAGKISVSSPIAKGLLGKKVGDTTEIQVPAGTIEFEILEINR; encoded by the coding sequence ATGGCAGACGTTGCATACTATACCAAAGAAGGTTTAGAAAGACTAAAAGAAGAATTACAACAATTAAAGACCAGCGGCCGTGCCCAGATAGCCAAAGCCATTGCTGAGGCGCGTGATAAAGGCGATTTATCGGAGAATGCTGAATATGATGCGGCAAAAGAAGCACAAGGGCATCATGAAACTAAAATTGCCAAGCTGGAAGAAACCTTAGCCAATGCCCGTTTACTTGATGAATCTAAAATTGACACATCAAAGGTACTGGCCTTATCTAAAGTGAAAATAAAAAATACCAAGAATGGCGCTACCATGACTTACCAGCTGGTATCAGAAAGCGAAGCAGATTTAAAAGCGGGTAAAATATCGGTAAGTTCACCTATTGCCAAGGGATTGTTGGGTAAAAAAGTAGGTGATACCACCGAAATACAGGTGCCTGCCGGTACAATTGAATTTGAAATTTTGGAAATAAACAGATAG
- a CDS encoding 2-hydroxyacid dehydrogenase, with the protein MKNILIVDDLHPIFIEQTEALGYTCDYRPTIKLEEALAILPDYEGLVIRSKFQVDKAVLDAATNLKFIARAGAGMDNIDENYAGQKGVILVNAPEGNRDAVGEHAVGMLLSLMNNLNRGNAEVLAGLWQREANRGYELKGRTVGIIGYGHMGQSFARKLKGFDVEVIAYDKYKTGFSDGYAREVSMEEIVKHSDVLSLHVPLTPETKGLVNDEYLFHFRKPIFLLNTSRGKVVEVQAVLNAIKQGKILGAGLDVLEVEKFPALGEQAWFEELRQSDRVLLSPHVAGWTFDSYRKISEAMAAKIKNLDIQT; encoded by the coding sequence ATGAAGAATATACTCATTGTTGACGACCTTCATCCAATTTTTATTGAGCAAACCGAAGCTTTAGGGTACACCTGTGATTATCGGCCAACTATAAAATTGGAAGAAGCTTTAGCAATTTTGCCTGATTATGAGGGTTTAGTGATTCGCTCCAAGTTTCAGGTGGATAAAGCTGTACTCGATGCCGCCACTAACTTAAAATTTATTGCACGGGCCGGTGCTGGTATGGATAACATTGATGAGAATTATGCCGGGCAAAAAGGTGTAATATTAGTTAACGCACCCGAGGGCAACCGCGATGCCGTTGGCGAGCATGCCGTAGGTATGCTGCTCTCTTTAATGAATAATTTAAACAGGGGAAATGCCGAGGTACTCGCCGGCCTTTGGCAGCGCGAGGCCAACCGGGGTTATGAGCTAAAAGGCCGTACGGTAGGTATTATAGGTTACGGTCACATGGGCCAAAGCTTTGCGCGCAAGTTAAAAGGCTTTGATGTAGAAGTTATAGCTTACGATAAATATAAAACCGGCTTTAGCGATGGTTATGCCCGCGAGGTGAGCATGGAGGAAATTGTAAAGCATAGTGATGTGCTGAGCCTGCATGTGCCGCTTACGCCCGAAACTAAAGGATTGGTAAATGATGAATACCTGTTTCACTTTCGCAAGCCTATCTTTTTGTTAAATACCTCACGCGGTAAGGTTGTAGAGGTACAAGCTGTACTAAATGCCATTAAGCAAGGTAAAATATTAGGAGCAGGTTTGGACGTACTGGAAGTAGAAAAGTTTCCGGCCCTGGGCGAGCAGGCCTGGTTTGAGGAGTTGCGGCAAAGCGATAGAGTGTTATTGAGCCCACACGTGGCCGGGTGGACTTTTGACTCGTACCGTAAGATAAGCGAGGCGATGGCGGCCAAAATAAAAAATTTGGATATTCAAACTTAA
- the rsmA gene encoding 16S rRNA (adenine(1518)-N(6)/adenine(1519)-N(6))-dimethyltransferase RsmA, producing the protein MSLVRAKKHLGQHFLTDKNIASKIVESLRPAGKYTQVLEVGPGMGILSDFLLQKTDYQTYLIDIDTESYLFLQKKYPQLQQRLINADFLEMDFNSVFKEPFAIIGNFPYNISSQILFKVLENRQQVVEVVGMFQKEVAERCTAKAGSKEYGILSVFLQAYYKVEYLFTVKAGVFNPPPKVLSAVIRLTRNEVDQLNCDEKLFWQVVKAGFNQRRKTLRNALSSLINKEAMANEPMLDLRAERLTVANFVELTNKITANR; encoded by the coding sequence ATGTCATTAGTCCGCGCAAAGAAACACCTGGGTCAGCACTTTTTAACTGATAAGAACATTGCTTCCAAAATAGTAGAAAGCCTGAGGCCGGCCGGAAAATATACACAAGTGCTCGAAGTGGGTCCTGGAATGGGTATTCTATCCGACTTTTTGCTGCAAAAAACCGATTATCAAACTTATTTAATTGATATCGATACCGAGTCCTATCTCTTTCTGCAAAAAAAATATCCACAGCTACAGCAGCGCCTCATTAATGCCGATTTTTTGGAAATGGACTTCAACAGTGTTTTCAAAGAACCCTTTGCTATAATAGGCAACTTTCCTTACAACATATCCTCCCAAATACTATTTAAGGTATTAGAAAACCGCCAACAAGTAGTTGAGGTAGTTGGCATGTTTCAGAAAGAAGTAGCTGAGCGTTGTACCGCAAAGGCAGGGAGCAAGGAGTATGGTATATTGAGCGTGTTTTTGCAGGCTTACTATAAAGTGGAGTACCTGTTTACGGTAAAGGCTGGTGTATTTAATCCGCCGCCCAAAGTGCTATCGGCGGTAATAAGGCTAACCCGTAATGAGGTCGATCAGCTTAATTGTGACGAAAAGCTATTTTGGCAGGTGGTAAAAGCCGGTTTTAACCAGCGGAGAAAAACGCTGCGCAATGCCTTATCATCCTTAATTAATAAAGAGGCTATGGCGAATGAGCCAATGCTTGACCTTCGGGCTGAGCGCTTAACTGTAGCCAATTTTGTAGAACTGACTAATAAGATAACTGCAAACCGATAA
- the pdxA gene encoding 4-hydroxythreonine-4-phosphate dehydrogenase PdxA: MSEKLKIGISIGDVNGVGLEVIIKTLADSRIFDYCTPIVYGHTKVASFHRRTVQVHDLNFNVIDSPANAHHKKANIINCWEEDVKIELGAANETGGKYAFLSLQRATDDLISGQIDALVTAPINKDNIQNEEFNFPGHTEYLQQRDNSPEVLMFLVSDTLRVGVVTGHIPVAQVAQSITAEKILAKLKLMNTSLKQDFWIRKPKIAVLGLNPHAGDNGLIGNEEKDIIMPALEEARANGILALGPYPADGFFANGAYMQFDAVLAMYHDQGLIPFKQISFESGVNYTAGLSFVRTSPDHGTAYDIAGKNKASEVSFREALFQAIHIVKHRRETAVLNENPLQFSKLSRDRD; this comes from the coding sequence ATGAGTGAGAAGCTTAAAATAGGAATCAGTATTGGTGACGTTAACGGCGTTGGCCTTGAGGTTATCATCAAAACACTGGCAGACTCCCGCATATTTGATTACTGTACACCTATTGTTTATGGTCATACTAAAGTAGCCTCGTTTCACCGCCGTACAGTTCAAGTACACGACCTTAATTTTAATGTAATTGATAGCCCGGCTAATGCGCATCACAAAAAAGCCAATATTATTAATTGCTGGGAAGAGGATGTTAAGATTGAACTTGGTGCAGCTAACGAAACAGGAGGAAAATATGCTTTCCTGTCGCTGCAAAGAGCTACAGATGATTTAATTTCTGGTCAGATAGACGCGCTGGTTACAGCGCCTATTAATAAGGATAATATCCAAAACGAGGAATTTAACTTTCCGGGCCATACAGAGTATTTGCAACAGCGAGATAACTCGCCCGAAGTTCTTATGTTTTTAGTGAGCGATACCTTACGGGTAGGCGTAGTTACCGGGCATATCCCAGTAGCGCAGGTAGCACAAAGTATAACTGCCGAAAAGATACTGGCTAAGCTAAAACTAATGAACACCAGCTTAAAACAGGATTTTTGGATTCGTAAACCTAAAATTGCGGTGCTTGGTCTCAACCCCCATGCCGGCGATAACGGCCTTATTGGTAACGAAGAAAAAGACATCATTATGCCCGCGCTGGAAGAAGCACGCGCTAATGGCATCTTAGCCCTGGGGCCCTACCCTGCTGATGGCTTTTTTGCCAACGGCGCCTACATGCAGTTTGATGCAGTACTGGCCATGTATCATGACCAGGGATTAATTCCGTTTAAGCAAATTTCGTTTGAGTCGGGTGTAAACTATACAGCAGGCTTAAGCTTTGTACGCACTTCGCCCGATCATGGTACAGCTTATGATATAGCTGGAAAAAATAAGGCGTCAGAAGTATCTTTCCGTGAAGCCTTGTTTCAGGCTATACACATTGTAAAACACCGTCGGGAAACAGCCGTCTTAAATGAAAATCCGTTGCAGTTTAGCAAGCTGAGCCGCGACAGAGATTAG
- a CDS encoding DUF5009 domain-containing protein — MNNQYIRVRSIDAFRAVTMFLMIFVNDLEGVPNVPEWLKHAGENVDALGLADVIFPAFLFIVGLSIPFAFQNRQSSGGRVPYRIITRSLALILIGFFHANMETYDDVTTLLPKPVWESLLTFSFFFLFLDYRDTSKLTRNMLRGFGLVLLVTMSALYRSNDPNHWQWLHFSWWGILGLIGWSYMICALIYHYSKGLLWIQAAAWVIFILINLDFHFGWLPFLMQLKSYFWLAGNGAMQAFTMAGIVVSVMYMRLMKSRELNLLWPGIILLAIILANLGFIVRYVSGGISKAHDTPSWVLICTAISLVAYIAFLFLVDVKQRYNWFKVIEPAGTNTFTCYLIPFIFYPIYGMLDVGYPEYLSEGTGGLIKCLVFSFVMIWVAGLLDKVNVRLKI, encoded by the coding sequence ATGAATAACCAATATATCCGGGTGCGCTCTATAGACGCCTTCCGTGCGGTTACCATGTTCCTGATGATTTTTGTAAATGATTTGGAAGGTGTACCCAACGTACCGGAATGGCTAAAACATGCCGGCGAAAACGTTGATGCACTGGGCCTGGCCGATGTTATCTTTCCTGCATTTTTATTTATTGTTGGCTTATCCATACCGTTCGCTTTTCAAAACAGGCAAAGCAGCGGCGGGCGGGTTCCTTACCGTATCATAACGCGCTCACTGGCACTCATCCTCATTGGTTTTTTCCATGCCAATATGGAAACTTATGATGATGTTACTACACTTTTGCCCAAACCTGTTTGGGAAAGCCTGCTTACTTTTAGTTTCTTTTTCCTTTTTCTGGACTATCGCGACACCTCAAAATTAACACGCAACATGTTACGAGGCTTCGGTTTGGTCCTGCTGGTCACCATGTCGGCCTTATACCGCAGTAATGACCCTAACCATTGGCAGTGGCTGCATTTTAGCTGGTGGGGTATTTTAGGTTTAATTGGCTGGTCGTACATGATTTGCGCCCTTATTTATCATTACTCTAAAGGCTTATTGTGGATACAAGCCGCCGCCTGGGTTATCTTCATTCTTATCAATCTCGACTTTCATTTTGGCTGGCTGCCGTTTTTAATGCAGTTAAAAAGCTATTTTTGGCTGGCCGGCAACGGCGCTATGCAGGCATTTACCATGGCTGGCATAGTGGTATCGGTTATGTACATGCGCTTAATGAAAAGCCGCGAACTTAACCTTTTATGGCCCGGTATTATCTTATTAGCCATTATACTTGCTAACCTGGGCTTTATTGTACGTTACGTAAGCGGCGGTATTTCCAAAGCACACGATACACCATCATGGGTACTCATATGCACCGCCATAAGTTTGGTAGCTTATATCGCATTTTTGTTTTTGGTAGATGTAAAACAGCGCTATAACTGGTTTAAAGTAATTGAACCGGCAGGCACCAACACTTTTACCTGTTATTTAATTCCTTTTATCTTTTATCCTATTTATGGTATGCTGGATGTGGGATACCCTGAGTACCTGAGCGAGGGCACCGGCGGCTTAATTAAATGCCTGGTATTTTCGTTTGTTATGATATGGGTTGCCGGCCTGCTCGATAAGGTTAACGTGCGGCTAAAAATATAA
- a CDS encoding DUF177 domain-containing protein → MKSLKTYSIPFTGLKLGKHQFEYVIDSEFFKEFDYSLVKKANLQCQVELDKQETMLILNFHIFGNIDLTCDRCLSEYPQPMDIHEQQVAKFSEEEIDADEEIITLTKNETEINISGLIYEYINVAVPFIATCGNEGQTPYCDKDMLDRLNKLSGGDEQEKSADPRWDALKKLK, encoded by the coding sequence TTGAAATCGTTAAAGACATATTCGATACCTTTTACCGGCCTTAAGCTGGGCAAGCATCAGTTTGAGTATGTAATTGATAGTGAATTTTTTAAAGAGTTCGACTACTCGCTGGTAAAAAAGGCCAATTTACAATGCCAGGTGGAGCTGGATAAGCAGGAAACTATGCTTATTTTGAATTTCCACATTTTTGGCAACATTGATTTAACCTGCGACCGTTGTTTATCCGAATATCCGCAACCGATGGATATACATGAGCAGCAGGTAGCAAAATTTAGTGAAGAGGAGATTGATGCAGATGAAGAAATTATAACCCTGACTAAGAATGAGACAGAAATCAACATTTCAGGGTTGATATATGAATATATTAACGTTGCCGTTCCGTTCATTGCAACATGCGGTAACGAAGGCCAAACGCCTTATTGTGATAAAGATATGCTTGATCGTTTAAATAAACTATCGGGCGGTGATGAACAAGAGAAAAGTGCCGACCCACGCTGGGATGCGCTTAAAAAGTTAAAATGA
- the rpmF gene encoding 50S ribosomal protein L32, with translation MPNPKRKFSKSRTAKRRTHYKAEAPTLTTCATTGAVHLPHRAYTVDGNLYYNGKLLIEKAATV, from the coding sequence ATGCCAAATCCAAAACGTAAGTTCTCCAAATCAAGAACTGCTAAACGCAGAACGCATTATAAAGCAGAAGCGCCTACTTTAACTACATGTGCCACTACTGGCGCTGTGCATTTACCGCACCGCGCTTATACTGTTGATGGTAACCTTTACTACAACGGTAAATTACTGATTGAAAAAGCTGCTACTGTTTAA
- the plsX gene encoding phosphate acyltransferase PlsX codes for MKIGLDIMGGDYAPKAAVLGAIEAYKALPGNQTLVLVGDKDVAVSILQENDFNPDHFEFIHTTEVIGMGEHPTKAITQKPGSSIATGFRLLKEDHIQAFSSAGNTGAMLVGAMFSVKTIPGVIRPAMTTIVPKLKGGLGILLDVGANADCKPDVLLQFGVLGSLLAENVYHLENPKVALMNIGEEEEKGNMLCQATYPLMKGTSLFNFVGNVEGRDLFGDAADVFVCDGFTGNVIIKMAESYYVIARKKGFNDEFFNRFNYEQYGGSPILGVNAPVVVGHGISSPEAIKNMVLLSLNMAESNLVEKIKQAFV; via the coding sequence ATGAAGATAGGCTTAGATATTATGGGCGGCGATTATGCTCCAAAAGCCGCTGTTTTAGGAGCAATCGAAGCTTATAAAGCTTTACCAGGCAATCAAACCCTGGTACTGGTAGGCGATAAAGATGTTGCTGTAAGTATTCTTCAGGAAAATGATTTCAATCCTGATCACTTCGAGTTTATACACACAACCGAAGTGATTGGAATGGGCGAGCACCCTACCAAGGCTATTACACAAAAGCCTGGTTCGAGCATTGCCACTGGTTTTAGGCTGCTAAAGGAAGACCATATTCAGGCCTTCTCATCGGCAGGTAATACCGGAGCTATGCTGGTGGGCGCTATGTTCAGCGTAAAAACTATTCCGGGTGTTATTCGTCCGGCCATGACAACCATTGTACCCAAACTGAAAGGCGGTTTGGGTATTTTGTTGGATGTAGGTGCCAATGCCGATTGTAAGCCAGATGTGCTACTGCAGTTTGGCGTATTGGGCAGCCTATTGGCCGAAAATGTTTACCACCTTGAAAACCCTAAGGTTGCGCTGATGAACATTGGCGAAGAGGAAGAAAAAGGCAATATGCTTTGTCAGGCCACCTACCCGCTTATGAAAGGCACATCGCTGTTTAACTTTGTGGGCAACGTAGAGGGCCGAGACCTTTTTGGCGATGCCGCCGACGTATTTGTTTGCGATGGCTTTACGGGCAATGTTATCATAAAAATGGCAGAGTCCTATTACGTAATAGCCCGCAAAAAAGGATTCAACGATGAATTTTTTAACCGTTTCAATTACGAACAATACGGAGGCAGCCCTATTTTAGGTGTAAATGCACCGGTGGTTGTAGGGCACGGCATTTCCAGCCCCGAAGCTATTAAGAACATGGTGCTCCTGTCGCTCAATATGGCCGAGAGTAACCTGGTTGAAAAGATTAAACAGGCTTTCGTTTAA